Part of the Woronichinia naegeliana WA131 genome, CACCGGGCTGGGTCGCTAAAGTTTGACAGTCGGGGCGATCATAGAGGTTAAGTGCTACCTGACAACAATATTCGCCATTGGTAGAATTCGGTAAAGTTGGGGGAAAAGTTACGGACATCGGAGAATAATTTGGGCTTCAATAATTTCCCAGATCATGTCATAAAATTGCCATTTTAGCCTTTGCCCATCGCACAATAGAGATAACTTTTCGTTAAACTGCTATCAGTTCTAAGTTAATCCCGCTTTTTTGTTAATTTAATTCATGGATGATCGTCCCATTCAGTTTTCTAGCCAAAAACAGCAAGTTGATCTTCTACAATTACAATCACTCTTTAACCTCGCTACTTTCTGGGCTAAGGATCGTAATTTATCGGATTTACAAACCGCGATCGCCCATAGTAATCCAGTGGTGAGTGCCTGGAGTCAACAAAATCTGATCGGCTTTGCGAGGGCAACTTCTGATGGTATTTATCGAGCCACCTTGTGGGATGTGGTAGTTCATCCAGACTATCAAGGCATGGGTTTAGGACGCAAGTTAGTGGAAACCGCTTTGGCCCATCCTCACCTCCAGCGTGTGGAGCGGATCTATTTAATGACTACCCATGAGCAATCCTTTTATGAGCGTATTGGTTTTCAGCAAAATCAGACCACCACAATGGTCATCTACAATCGTACTGTGATTTGCAATCTGCCCAATATTCTTGATTTCTCTGACTCACCTAAGCTAATGGTAGCCAACAAGTGAGACAGGTTTGGCTATTTTCTGCTGTCTCTGGTGAAATATCTAAGACCTCAAGTTTGCCTCCCATTTTTAGGATTAGGATTTCAGCCAA contains:
- a CDS encoding GNAT family N-acetyltransferase; the protein is MDDRPIQFSSQKQQVDLLQLQSLFNLATFWAKDRNLSDLQTAIAHSNPVVSAWSQQNLIGFARATSDGIYRATLWDVVVHPDYQGMGLGRKLVETALAHPHLQRVERIYLMTTHEQSFYERIGFQQNQTTTMVIYNRTVICNLPNILDFSDSPKLMVANK